The DNA region AGATTTCGTTTGCGCTTACAAACTCACCCTCGGCTTTTACCAGGCGCTTGGTGTTCCGGGACTAGAATTGCTCCAGCAAACCTTAGCTTCCATTCCGGCGCTGATTCCAGTCATTTTAGATGCCAAGCACAGCGACCTCAACACCAGCACAGTTTTTGCTCGAACAGTGTTTCAAGAGTGGGGCGTGGATGCTTGTACCTTAAGCCCTTATGCCGGCCTTGATCAGGTTGCCCCCTTTTTGGTTTATCCCGGCAAAGCAGTGTTTGTTCTTTGTGCCACTGCCAATTCTTCGGCGGCAGAATTGCAGGAATATCCAGGTCAAGAATTGCCCTTTTATTTACACTTGGTGCAGGCAGCGAAAACCTGGGGGACTCCCGAACAACTGGGTTTAGAAGTGGGTGCAGCGACACCGGAAATTTTGGCCCGCATCCGTGGGGAAGTACCGGAACGCCCCATTTTACTAGAGGGAGGCTGGCGAGATGATCGGGATCTGGCGAAGATCCTGGGTGCCGGCTTGAACGCTTATGGGGACGGGTTGTTGCTGCCGGCACCTTCACATTTGTTGGCAAGCGAACAGCCGGCTGAGGAACTGAGGGCATTACGCGACACAATTAATCATCAGCGATTTCAAGTTATGCAGGGAAGCCCCACCTGTGACTTATGGCTGCCAGATGTTTGTTTTTTACAGCATTCCGCCCACCGGGATTTAATATTGCAACTTTTTGACATTGGCTGCATTACGTTTGGCGAGCACGTCCAAGCCTCTGGAGCGATATTTCCCTATTATATAGACCTGCGTAAAATTATCTCCCAGCCGCAAATTTTCCATCAAATTTTAAGCGCTTACGCAGGAATTCTTCAACATCTTGAATTCGACAGAATCGCCGGCATTCCTTATGGTTCCTTACCCACTGCAACCGGCTTAGCACTGCGCTTGAAGCGTCCCATGATTTTTCCTCGCAAAGAAGCGAAAGCTTATGGAAGTGGACGGGTGATTGAGGGGAATTTCCATCCAGGGGAAAAAATTGTTGTGGTGGATGACATTCTGATTAGTGGAAAAAGTGCAATGGAAGGTGCGGAAAAACTTCAGTCTGCCGGTTTGAAGGTGGAAGATATTGTGGTGTTTATCGATCATGAAAAGGGCGTAAAAGATCGGTTGCAGGAGAAAGGATATCGCGCCCATTCGGTTTTAGGCATTTCTGAAATCGCTGAAACTTTACACCAAGCAGGCCGAATTGATAGTGAGCAATTTAAGATGTTTGCAGACGCACACTGATTGCCGCTCATTGACTTAAATTTACTTTGCTTTTTCAATGCAAAGGAGTCACGTAAAAGACTGGCAAGAAGTGTTAGGTTTTGCCGGCAAAGTTTTTGCTATCGGCTTACTTGGAACCTTCTGGGCTGGGAAGTGGAAGTAAGGTAATTTGAACGCCTTGGGTTCCTTGCGGAATTAATTTAAAATAAATTTCAGGAATGTAGGAAAGATTGTCATTTTTGATGACGCCGGCAGCAACCAGAGAATCAAGACAACTGCCAACAATATTGTCTCCATCTGCGTTCATTCGATGTTTTCCAATTAAACGAACTTTGACGGCTGCCCGTTGCAGGGGAAGCACCGGCAGCGAACTTTTTTCGCCCAATTGCTTAAAAATTTCAACTTCTGCATGATTTCGCCACGCGCGATAACGGGGGGGTAAAAATGTACCGTTAGCCGTGACTCTAGGGCGGGCTTTGGGAACTACACCACCTGGAATAAAAAAGGTGAGGGTATCGGTTGCCGGCACCAACGTTTCTTTGGGGGAAATTGGGGGTGCCGGCTCTAAAGTGGCAGCAATTTGAATCGGTTCCTCAACATTAGAATACAGCTCAGCTCGCTCACAATCTCTCAGCGCCAAGGCACTCGTTTCGCTGGCCGGCAGAATGGCGGGGGATGGCACTAATTTTGGCCAGCCTCTAGCTATTTGCATATAGGTTTGTGCAGTTCGTTCCGAGACGGTGCAACATTCCTTCAGCCAGGAAAGCCACCCTTCAGGAGTCAGTTGCTCCTGAGCTTGTAAAAGCCATTCTCCGGCGTTGCGGGCGTGTAGCAGCGCCGTTGTGGGAAATGCCACGCACTGCTGATGGGCGCTGTTAATGCGTGCTGCCAGTTCCGCTTGTGGGGGAATGGCCTGGGATTCCTGCACGAGCCGTTCTAGGAAGGGGGGTAGCAATTGGGTTGTTTGTGTCAAGGATTTTTTTAAACTCGCCGCTCTCAAGCTACCACAGCCAACCTACTGGGCAAATAAAATTAGCCGGTTGCCCAATGAATGTAGGGTTAAACCCCACCGGCTCCCTTACGGGTTCACGCCCCTACATCCACACTTTTAGGCAAAAGTCAACCCAAAAATTAAGATCCGATTAAACGCCCACTTATTTTTTGGCCCCATCCTTTTTCGCCTTCTGCTTTTCTCGCTTTGCCGCATCCTTTGCTGCTTTTTCTGCGGCTATCTTTTCTTGACGAACTTTCTCCTTTTCCTCTTCAATCTTGTTCAAATAATACTGATAATCTCCCAGGTACTCGCGCAACTCACCTTCGCGAATCTCGACAATTTTGTTAGCGACCTTAGAGATAAAATATCGGTCGTGGGAAACGAGAATCACCGTTCCCTCATAATTTTGCAGCGCTTCCTCCAGCATTTCTTTGGCCGGAATATCTAAGTGATTTGTCGGCTCATCCAAAATCAGTAAATTAGCCGGTCGCAGCAGCATTTTTGCTAAAGCTAGCCGAGCTTTTTCTCCACCACTAAGCGCCGCTACTTTTTTGAAAACCGTATCGCCGGTGAAGAGAAAGCGCCCCAAAAGGGTACGAACTTCTTCATTTTTCCATTCTGGAACTTCATCATG from Microcoleus sp. FACHB-68 includes:
- a CDS encoding RusA family crossover junction endodeoxyribonuclease, translated to MTQTTQLLPPFLERLVQESQAIPPQAELAARINSAHQQCVAFPTTALLHARNAGEWLLQAQEQLTPEGWLSWLKECCTVSERTAQTYMQIARGWPKLVPSPAILPASETSALALRDCERAELYSNVEEPIQIAATLEPAPPISPKETLVPATDTLTFFIPGGVVPKARPRVTANGTFLPPRYRAWRNHAEVEIFKQLGEKSSLPVLPLQRAAVKVRLIGKHRMNADGDNIVGSCLDSLVAAGVIKNDNLSYIPEIYFKLIPQGTQGVQITLLPLPSPEGSK
- a CDS encoding bifunctional orotidine-5'-phosphate decarboxylase/orotate phosphoribosyltransferase: MNFFDKLLYAIERNQSLLYAGLDPDPESLPERYHTGTGTNSLLTGLRDWLQDSITQTADFVCAYKLTLGFYQALGVPGLELLQQTLASIPALIPVILDAKHSDLNTSTVFARTVFQEWGVDACTLSPYAGLDQVAPFLVYPGKAVFVLCATANSSAAELQEYPGQELPFYLHLVQAAKTWGTPEQLGLEVGAATPEILARIRGEVPERPILLEGGWRDDRDLAKILGAGLNAYGDGLLLPAPSHLLASEQPAEELRALRDTINHQRFQVMQGSPTCDLWLPDVCFLQHSAHRDLILQLFDIGCITFGEHVQASGAIFPYYIDLRKIISQPQIFHQILSAYAGILQHLEFDRIAGIPYGSLPTATGLALRLKRPMIFPRKEAKAYGSGRVIEGNFHPGEKIVVVDDILISGKSAMEGAEKLQSAGLKVEDIVVFIDHEKGVKDRLQEKGYRAHSVLGISEIAETLHQAGRIDSEQFKMFADAH